A single window of Arvicanthis niloticus isolate mArvNil1 chromosome X, mArvNil1.pat.X, whole genome shotgun sequence DNA harbors:
- the Gprasp1 gene encoding G-protein coupled receptor-associated sorting protein 1 translates to MTRAEVEPGAQAKAENKPRDENANVAEANEPEVPLVVRPKVRTQIMTGARPKVKPKSTPGARPKGETSSPGGAYAKCKPKAIPISRGKHDAQVWSPSKFRGESMSKMGKQCQINAADSPLVSNDSGMVAQAKCLSVDRELGNMDTESIPKKGNPAGFQPLFGSEEGTNMGSWYRPRPVPKGEAYENSDFKWADKSSGSSTFWNRDESSARFRPRKSMKSNTRFRHMAKQEANTVPRHKNKQEFYNISSSDSEDESGKTPWFWAKDKPKVWSRPKEEPNTRSWFRSKKEVRVESTSGSECENHTKALFWSGEEAKSRSKLRARKGVNIRARHQAKREAYSDVISGSVDTSKKESWFLPEEKANGFSKSKTKKEPRTRAMPREEIKTKARSNTKQEAKPEEEALVGAWFWDTQESTMGDRISIKTTFVEEEPIVGDWFWSEEEASVDSETCHKSRPRAKEEQVSSFCLGSGKKTSIESGPKDTSKSMPVAKDDEAIIGSWFWADDEEINLQADDESIFGSWFWGTGENSIRSVGVNCEKIPKSGEKEGTDSWFWAGEVNSEAEVEEQARLEASTKGTIFVPWFWSEKQAHLGTEPCSDIMAGAEEEPIIGPWFWAKVDNSVEAEVNSKSSLEDEEEPIRSPWFGAREQPDVKYAAGVRYKPMAEAEDANKKACVWAKDPCLYPTNRESLKSTLGEKEDTVDPWLWSNNYPRTKTITGSWLWAAEQGNIDDETGEKIKLPTLEDNAFNSWFWKESEETIVEARNREESRPEAEEEDIIGSWFWAGDEDRFQPAAKINEENKIASEDEDTVGSWFWGKDEVSLEAVRRGTFESAPGIKEEKVTGSWFWTDKAKIGAGSQTVETGSETEEEAIFESLIWAAKKDSMQAGVKRVSKPKDEAEMAVKSWLWSSDKATKESKTVIVRESSPENGKEAVVKFGSRAKDEVINKTGSGDNCKLSTEAETIVGPWFWEGDEASFESNPVPVCKAICEPKSSTEQEPDPSRRPQSWDEVTVQFKPGPWGKAGFPIVSPFRFPKEAASLFAEMFGEKPKLVEGEPETRFPFQYDPSYRSVREIREHLKARESAQPENWSCNCIQCELRIGSEEFEELLLMMDRNRDPFIHEISKIAMGMRTASQFTRDFIRNSGVISLIEALLNYPATRARTRFLEDMISMAPPYPDLNMIETYVCQICEDIFDYDLDSPDQVSGLTMITHLTSTFDYHKVVINYLAGFFYLLNSGNTKTRFHALKLLLNLSENLVVTKRLLVTDSVSEFMDLFNREESDENIQLILAVFENISKNIKKEALFDDDEEEAVDLEPFISAFYEAEKIAKEGKRKPDN, encoded by the coding sequence ATGACTAGGGCAGAGGTTGAGCCTGGTGCCCAGGCAAAGGCTGAAAATAAGCCTAGGGATGAGAATGCAAATGTTGCTGAAGCCAATGAGCCTGAAGTCCCATTGGTGGTTAGACCCAAGGTCAGGACACAAATAATGACTGGCGCAAGGCCCAAAGTGAAGCCTAAGAGCACACCAGGAGCAAGACCTAAAGGTGAAACCAGTTCACCAGGTGGGGCATATGCTAAATGTAAACCTAAGGCAATCCCTATTTCACGAGGCAAGCATGATGCCCAAGTCTGGTCCCCAAGTAAGTTTCGTGGAGAGTCCATGTCAAAGATGGGAAAGCAGTGTCAGATCAATGCTGCAGACTCTCCATTGGTCAGTAATGATTCTGGTATGGTTGCTCAAGCTAAGTGCCTGTCTGTAGATAGAGAACTTGGTAATATGGACACTGAGAGTATTCCCAAAAAGGGGAATCCAGCAGGATTCCAGCCTTTGTTTGGCTCAGAGGAGGGAACCAATATGGGGTCCTGGTACCGTCCTAGGCCTGTCCCCAAAGGAGAGGCATATGAGAATTCCGATTTCAAATGGGCAGATAAATCCTCAGGAAGTTCCACCTTCTGGAATAGAGATGAAAGCAGTGCAAGATTTCGTCCTAGGAAAAGCATGAAGTCCAATACCAGGTTCAGGCACATGGCCAAACAAGAGGCAAATACTGTGCCtagacacaaaaacaaacaagagttcTATAATATTTCCAGTTCTGATTCTGAGGATGAGTCTGGTAAGACTCCCTGGTTCTGGGCCAAAGACAAGCCCAAAGTCTGGTCTAGGCCCAAAGAAGAGCCCAATACTAGGTCCTGGTTTAGGTCTAAGAAAGAAGTCCGTGTTGAATCCACTTCTGGGTCTGAATGTGAAAATCATACAAAAGCTTTGTTTTGGTCTGGAGAAGAGGCTAAATCTAGGTCTAAACTCAGAGCCAGGAAAGGGGTCAATATAAGGGCCAGGCATCAGGCCAAGCGAGAAGCTTACAGTGATGTCATATCTGGATCTGTAGATACAAGTAAGAAAGAGTCCTGGTTCTTGCCTGAAGAGAAAGCTAATGGTTTTTCAAAGTCTAAGACAAAGAAAGAGCCCAGAACCAGAGCAATGCCAAGGGAAGAAATCAAAACTAAGGCCAGATCAAATACCAAACAAGAAGCCAAGCCAGAGGAAGAAGCCCTCGTTGGGGCTTGGTTCTGGGACACCCAGGAGTCCACTATGGGTGATAGGATAAGCATCAAGACCACTTTTGTAGAGGAGGAGCCCattgttggagattggttctggAGTGAAGAAGAAGCCAGTGTGGACTCTGAGACCTGTCATAAATCCAGACCAAGGGCTAAAGAGGAGCAAGTTAGTAGTTTCTGTTTAGGGTCTGGAAAGAAGACCAGTATTGAAAGTGGGCCAAAGGATACTTCTAAATCTATGCCAGTAGCTAAGGATGATGAGGCCATTATTGGGTCCTGGTTCTGGGCTGATGATGAAGAGATCAACTTACAGGCTGATGACGAATCTATTTTTGGATCTTGGTTCTGGGGCACTGGTGAGAACAGCATTAGATCTGTTGGAGTCAATTGTGAGAAGATACCAAAGTCTGGAGAAAAAGAAGGTACTGATTCCTGGTTCTGGGCTGGAGAAGTCAATTCAGAGGCTGAGGTTGAAGAACAGGCCAGGTTAGAAGCATCTACAAAAGGAACAATCTTTGTGCCTTGGTTTTGGTCTGAAAAGCAGGCACATTTAGGGACTGAGCCTTGTTCTGACATCATGGCAGGAGCTGAGGAGGAGCCCATAATTGGGCCCTGGTTCTGGGCTAAAGTAGATAATAGTGTGGAGGCTGAAGTTAACAGTAAGTCTAGCCTTGAGGATGAGGAAGAACCCATTAGATCACCTTGGTTTGGGGCCAGAGAACAACCTGATGTGAAGTATGCAGCTGGTGTCAGATACAAGCCTATGGCAGAAGCTGAGGATGCTAACAAAAAGGCTTGCGTCTGGGCAAAAGATCCCTGTTTGTATCCTACCAATAGAGAAAGCTTGAAATCTAccctgggagagaaagaggacactGTTGATCCATGGCTCTGGTCCAATAATTATCCAAGGACCAAGACCATCACAGGGTCCTGGCTATGGGCTGCAGAACAGGGAAATATAGATGATGAGACTGGAGAAAAGATCAAACTACCAACTTTAGAGGACAATGCATTCAATTCTTGGTTCtggaaagaaagtgaagaaaccATTGTAGAGGCCCGCAACAGAGAAGAATCCAggccagaagcagaagaagaagacatTATTGGTTCTTGGTTTTGGGCTGGGGATGAAGACAGGTTTCAGCCAGCTGCTAAGATTAATGAAGAGAACAAGATAGCATCTGAAGATGAAGATACAGTTGGATCCTGGTTCTGGGGCAAGGATGAAGTCAGTCTAGAGGCAGTGAGAAGGGGTACTTTTGAGTCTGCTCCTGGAATTAAGGAAGAGAAGGTTACTGGGTCATGGTTCTGGACTGATAAGGCCAAAATAGGGGCTGGGTCACAGACTGTCGAAACTGGGTCAGAAACTGAAGAGGAGGCAATTTTTGAATCTTTGATCTGGGCTGCAAAAAAGGACAGTATGCAAGCAGGAGTAAAGCGTGTATCTAAGCCAAAAGATGAGGCTGAAATGGCTGTCAAGTCCTGGCTCTGGTCTAGTGACAAGGCCACAAAAGAATCTAAAACTGTGATTGTCAGGGAGTCCAGTccagaaaatgggaaagaggcAGTTGTTAAGTTTGGGTCAAGAGCAAAAGATGAGGTGATTAACAAGACTGGCAGTGGTGACAATTGTAAACTTAGTACAGAAGCTGAAACCATAGTGGGACCCTGGTTCTGGGAAGGAGATGAGGCTAGCTTTGAATCAAATCCTGTACCTGTATGCAAGGCCATTTGTGAACCTAAGTCTTCAACTGAGCAAGAACCTGATCCTTCCCGCAGGCCTCAGAGCTGGGATGAGGTCACTGTTCAGTTTAAGCCTGGTCCATGGGGAAAGGCTGGCTTTCCGATCGTAAGCCCCTTCAGATTCCCAAAAGAAGCTGCATCTCTGTTTGCAGAAATGTTTGGGGAAAAGCCTAAGCTTGTGGAAGGAGAGCCTGAAACCCGGTTCCCATTTCAGTATGATCCCTCTTACCGCTCAGTCCGGGAAATTCGGGAGCATCTTAAGGCCAGGGAAAGTGCACAGCCTGAGAATTGGTCTTGCAACTGCATCCAGTGTGAGCTTAGAATTGGTTCTGAGGAGTTTGAGGAACTTCTTTTAATGATGGACAGAAATCGTGATCCATTTATCCATGAGATATCTAAGATTGCAATGGGCATGAGAACTGCTTCTCAGTTTACCCGAGATTTCATTCGAAACTCGGGTGTTATCTCACTTATTGAAGCATTACTTAACTATCCAGCCACCCGAGCTAGGACAAGGTTTTTGGAAGATATGATTAGCATGGCTCCCCCTTATCCAGACCTAAACATGATTGAGACATACGTGTGTCAGATTTGTGAGGATATCTTTGATTATGACTTGGATTCCCCTGACCAGGTGTCTGGATTGACAATGATTACACACCTCACTTCTACTTTTGACTATCACAAAGTGGTTATCAATTACTTGGCTGGGTTTTTCTACTTACTGAATTCAGGCAATACCAAAACAAGGTTTCATGCTCTGAAACTGCTACTGAATTTGTCTGAAAACCTTGTCGTGACAAAACGCCTACTTGTTACTGATTCAGTGTCAGAATTTATGGACCTTTTTAATAGGGAGGAGTCAGATGAAAACATTCAACTTATTCTTGCAGTGTTTGAGAATatcagtaaaaatattaaaaaagaggCGCTgtttgatgatgatgaggaggaggcagTGGATCTTGAACCTTTTATTTCTGCATTCTATGAGGCAGAAAAAATTGCCAAGGAGGGGAAACGCAAACCTGACAACTAA